The following coding sequences are from one Holophagales bacterium window:
- a CDS encoding glycosyltransferase family 39 protein, producing the protein MTTPESRPGTAPAWGLLLAVAGAKLAVHLALANRYGTFRDELYFLDCGRNLAWGYVDAAPAIGLYAKVALLLGGSLPVLRGIAGLAGAAVVLLTGLLAWRLGGSRAAQGLAAAAALATPAFLGIAGLFSMNVFEPLFWTGCAFVLVRLADGASPRLWLLFGLVAGLGLLNKHSTAFFGLALLAGLLLSPMRRAFAGPWPWAGAGVALLVFLPNLLWQSAHGFPTLEDLRNVARTGKNVVLGPGEFLLQQVLQQGPHLLPLWLGGLAWLFLARNGRYRALASAFAVFFVLMFAMKAKAYYLTPIYPMLLAAGAVGLDELFERRRRFAGRAWPRAAVTAWAVLLTVPVAPLVLPILDPPGFVAYTRRIGFEPPKSEVAHRGPLPQHFGDQFGWPELVADVAKVWNGLTPEERDRAAIFANNYGEAGAINLFGPAHGLPRAISAHQNHFFWGPPAFTGDVLVVLQDDRESLERLCTSVEEAGRHQHPWGMAEENGPIWVCRGLRTPLGELWPRLKKWN; encoded by the coding sequence ATGACGACGCCGGAGAGCCGGCCCGGCACGGCCCCGGCGTGGGGGCTCCTCCTCGCGGTCGCCGGCGCGAAGCTCGCCGTCCACCTCGCCCTCGCGAACCGGTACGGCACCTTCCGCGACGAGCTCTACTTCCTCGACTGCGGGCGCAACCTGGCCTGGGGCTACGTCGACGCGGCGCCGGCCATCGGGCTCTACGCGAAGGTCGCGCTCCTCCTCGGCGGGTCGCTCCCGGTCCTGCGCGGGATCGCGGGGCTCGCCGGGGCGGCGGTCGTTCTCCTGACCGGCCTGCTGGCCTGGCGCCTCGGCGGCAGCCGCGCGGCACAGGGGCTCGCGGCGGCCGCGGCGCTCGCCACGCCGGCCTTCCTCGGTATCGCCGGCCTCTTCTCGATGAACGTCTTCGAGCCGCTCTTCTGGACGGGATGCGCGTTCGTCCTCGTCCGGCTCGCCGACGGCGCCTCCCCGCGCCTCTGGCTCCTCTTCGGTCTCGTCGCGGGGCTCGGCCTCCTCAACAAGCACTCCACGGCGTTCTTCGGCCTGGCGCTCCTGGCCGGCCTCCTCCTCTCGCCGATGCGCCGCGCCTTCGCGGGGCCGTGGCCCTGGGCCGGAGCGGGGGTCGCTCTTCTCGTCTTTCTCCCGAATCTCCTCTGGCAGTCAGCGCACGGCTTCCCGACGCTCGAGGACCTCCGCAACGTCGCGCGCACCGGTAAGAACGTCGTCCTCGGCCCCGGGGAGTTCCTCCTGCAGCAGGTCCTCCAGCAGGGACCGCACCTCCTCCCCCTCTGGCTCGGCGGGCTCGCGTGGCTCTTCCTCGCCCGCAACGGCCGGTACCGCGCGCTCGCGAGCGCGTTCGCCGTCTTCTTCGTCCTGATGTTCGCGATGAAGGCGAAGGCCTATTACCTGACGCCGATCTACCCGATGCTCCTCGCGGCGGGGGCGGTCGGCCTCGACGAGCTGTTCGAGCGCCGCCGGCGCTTCGCTGGAAGGGCGTGGCCCCGGGCGGCGGTCACCGCCTGGGCGGTCCTCCTCACCGTCCCCGTCGCGCCGCTCGTCCTGCCGATCCTCGACCCTCCCGGGTTCGTCGCCTACACGAGGCGGATCGGATTCGAGCCGCCGAAATCGGAGGTGGCCCACCGCGGCCCTCTGCCGCAGCACTTCGGAGACCAGTTCGGCTGGCCCGAGCTGGTGGCCGACGTGGCGAAAGTCTGGAACGGCCTGACGCCGGAGGAACGCGACCGCGCCGCGATCTTCGCGAACAACTACGGCGAGGCGGGCGCGATCAACCTCTTCGGTCCGGCGCACGGCCTGCCACGCGCCATCTCGGCCCACCAGAATCACTTCTTCTGGGGCCCGCCCGCCTTCACCGGCGACGTCCTCGTCGTCCTCCAGGACGACCGGGAGAGCCTCGAACGCCTCTGCACGTCCGTCGAAGAAGCGGGCCGCCACCAGCACCCCTGGGGGATGGCCGAGGAGAACGGGCCGATCTGGGTCTGCCGCGGCCTCAGGACGCCGCTGGGCGAGCTCTGGCCGCGGCTGAAGAAGTGGAACTGA